TGGGTGTTGTGGCAAGTATTGCAGATAAGGTGGCTGTTATGTATGCAGGTGAGGTCGTGGAGTATGGAACGGTCGAAGAGATTTTCTATGATCCACGTCACCCTTATACTTGGAGTCTGCTCTCTAGCCTTCCGCAGTTAGCGGATGAGAAAGGGGAATTGTATTCCATTCCAGGAACACCGCCGTCTCTTTATACTCCGGTAAAAGGGGATGCCTTTGCGCTTCGCTCTGATTATGCGATGCAGATTGATTTTGAAGAACATCCACCTATTTTCAAGGTTTCAGATACACATTGGGCGAAGACTTGGTTGCTCCATGAAAATGCACCTACCGTTCACAAGCCATCTGTCATTGAGGATTTGCACGAGAAGATTCGCTCAAAAGTGGGCTTTGCCCAGATTGATTTCTAGGAGGAAGGAAATGACTGAAAAATTAGTAGAAGTTAAAGATTTGGAAATTTCCTTCGGTGAAGGAAGCAAGAAGTTTGTAGCTGTTAAAAATGCAAATTTCTTCATCAATAGGGGAGAAACCTTCTCGCTTGTAGGAGAATCAGGTTCAGGTAAAACGACTATTGGTCGGGCCATTATTGGCTTAAATGAGACGAGTGCCGGAGATATCTTTTACGAAGGGAAGCGGATCAATGGCAAGAAGTCAAGAGAGGAAGCAGCAGAAGTTATTCGGAAGATTCAGATGATTTTCCAAGACCCTGCAGCAAGCCTGAATGAGCGTGCTACCATTGACTATATTATCTCTGAAGGTTTGCATAATTTTAATCTTTTTAAAGATGAGGAAGAGCGTCAGGCAAAAGTAAAGGAAATTATCACAGAAGTTGGTTTGTTGGCAGAGCATTTAACTCGTTATCCACATGAATTTTCAGGTGGTCAACGCCAGCGGATTGGGATTGCTCGTGCCTTGGTGATGCGCCCAGACTTTGTAATCGCAGATGAGCCTATCTCAGCCTTGGACGTGTCTGTCCGTGCTCAAGTTTTGAATCTTTTGAAGAAGTTTCAAAGAGAATTGGGCTTGACTTATCTCTTCATCGCTCATGATTTGTCTGTCGTTCGTTTCATTTCAGATCGAATTGCAGTTATCTATAAAGGAGTGATTGTAGAAGTGGCAGAGACAGAGGAACTCTTCAATAATCCAATTCACCCTTATACTCAGTCGCTTTTATCGGCTGTACCAATTCCAGATCCAATCTTG
The window above is part of the Streptococcus himalayensis genome. Proteins encoded here:
- a CDS encoding ATP-binding cassette domain-containing protein is translated as MTEKLVEVKDLEISFGEGSKKFVAVKNANFFINRGETFSLVGESGSGKTTIGRAIIGLNETSAGDIFYEGKRINGKKSREEAAEVIRKIQMIFQDPAASLNERATIDYIISEGLHNFNLFKDEEERQAKVKEIITEVGLLAEHLTRYPHEFSGGQRQRIGIARALVMRPDFVIADEPISALDVSVRAQVLNLLKKFQRELGLTYLFIAHDLSVVRFISDRIAVIYKGVIVEVAETEELFNNPIHPYTQSLLSAVPIPDPILERKKVLKVYDPDQHDYTTDKPEMVEIRPGHFVWGNQAEIAKYRKEF